In a single window of the Gracilimonas sp. genome:
- a CDS encoding sugar transferase — translation MELSEKTLKISRVGTKQKGVNEFIKSLNLGIDSSQLEWFDSTDKDKIPNASNSYSGIANIQPINDIQRINKFFEEANHRLEKGKYFLTAVETKDTRKNKILNNYPKFIGYPVYVLDFILKRVLPKISFTKGLYFWFTNGKSRVLSLTESLGRLTSCGFDIIGYQRIGYTTYILSQKQSDPAYDMQPTYGALVKLNRIGKGGELFSVYKLRTMHPYSEYLQDYAFKKNSLQQGGKIKDDFRVTTWGRWFRKLWIDELPMFINFFKREMKLVGVRPLSRHYFNLYPEDLQELRTKVKPGLVPPFYADMPQTLEEIIESERKYLKSYLEHPIRTDVRYFFKAWYNILVKKARSN, via the coding sequence ATGGAACTGAGTGAAAAAACTCTGAAAATTTCCAGGGTTGGTACAAAACAGAAAGGGGTCAATGAGTTCATCAAATCCTTAAATTTGGGTATTGATAGTTCTCAGCTTGAATGGTTTGATAGTACAGATAAAGATAAGATTCCAAATGCTTCAAATTCTTATTCTGGAATTGCCAATATTCAACCGATCAATGATATTCAAAGAATCAATAAATTTTTTGAAGAAGCGAATCACCGTTTAGAAAAAGGTAAATATTTTTTAACAGCGGTTGAGACTAAGGATACAAGAAAAAATAAAATTCTGAATAACTATCCAAAATTCATTGGTTATCCGGTATATGTATTGGATTTTATTCTTAAGCGGGTGCTTCCCAAAATATCTTTTACAAAAGGGCTTTATTTTTGGTTTACTAATGGTAAAAGCAGGGTTTTGTCTCTTACGGAAAGTTTAGGGCGTTTAACGTCTTGCGGGTTTGACATTATTGGATATCAGAGAATTGGTTATACCACATATATATTAAGTCAAAAGCAATCTGATCCTGCTTATGATATGCAACCAACTTATGGAGCTTTGGTAAAGCTAAATAGAATTGGTAAGGGTGGAGAATTATTTAGTGTATATAAACTCCGAACAATGCATCCATATTCAGAATATCTTCAGGATTATGCCTTTAAGAAAAATAGCTTACAACAGGGTGGTAAGATTAAGGACGATTTCCGGGTAACAACCTGGGGGAGATGGTTCAGGAAATTATGGATTGATGAATTGCCCATGTTTATTAATTTTTTCAAAAGGGAGATGAAACTTGTAGGGGTAAGACCGCTAAGCAGGCATTACTTTAATTTATATCCGGAAGACCTTCAAGAGCTTAGAACAAAAGTAAAACCTGGATTGGTGCCACCGTTCTATGCTGATATGCCTCAGACCCTTGAAGAGATCATTGAATCGGAAAGAAAGTATCTAAAATCCTACCTGGAACATCCTATTCGAACAGATGTTAGGTACTTTTTTAAAGCTTGGTATAATATTCTTGTTAAGAAAGCCCGTAGTAACTAG
- the wecB gene encoding UDP-N-acetylglucosamine 2-epimerase (non-hydrolyzing) — MLIDIIAGARPNFIKIAPIIKEIKKRSSETSNLKYRLIHTGQHYDRNMSGSFFEQLNIPAPDFNLEVGSGSQASQTAGIMIRYEKILFDSPSDLCLVVGDVTSTMACAITAKKLNIRVAHVEGGIRSGDRSMPEEINRLVTDSITDYFFTTSDVANKNLQKEGISKDQIFFVGNTMIDTLLDNSDKLIKPQVWLEQKLKNQQYLVMTLHRPSNVDEEEQLKRLINEIVTSSDGLPIIFPVHPRTRKNLEKIGIEYNTLHYVDPLSYLEFNYLVKHSKAVITDSGGITEETTVMGIPCMTLRNSTERPETCYIGTNELLGTDPKSIAPAMEKLFSGNWKKGGIPEKWDGKTSKRIVNYLIGWM; from the coding sequence ATGTTGATCGATATAATAGCAGGAGCGAGACCTAACTTTATTAAGATTGCTCCAATCATAAAAGAAATAAAAAAAAGGTCAAGTGAGACTTCAAATTTGAAATATCGATTAATTCATACAGGGCAGCATTATGACAGAAATATGAGTGGAAGTTTTTTTGAACAACTTAATATACCTGCTCCTGATTTTAACTTGGAAGTAGGAAGCGGTTCCCAGGCAAGTCAGACTGCGGGAATAATGATTCGCTATGAGAAGATTTTATTTGATAGTCCAAGTGATCTGTGTTTGGTAGTTGGTGATGTGACTTCTACTATGGCTTGTGCAATAACTGCGAAAAAACTGAATATCAGAGTGGCGCATGTTGAAGGAGGAATTAGGTCGGGTGATAGAAGTATGCCAGAAGAAATAAATAGGCTGGTTACAGATTCCATAACTGATTATTTTTTTACAACAAGTGATGTTGCAAATAAAAACTTACAAAAAGAGGGGATATCTAAGGACCAAATTTTCTTTGTAGGTAATACTATGATTGATACACTTTTAGATAATTCTGATAAGCTTATTAAGCCTCAGGTCTGGTTGGAACAAAAGCTAAAAAATCAACAGTATTTGGTGATGACCCTCCACCGGCCTTCCAATGTTGACGAAGAAGAACAGTTGAAAAGGCTTATTAATGAAATTGTTACATCATCTGATGGATTACCTATTATCTTCCCAGTACACCCACGGACGCGCAAAAACCTCGAAAAAATTGGGATAGAGTACAACACTCTTCACTATGTAGACCCTCTAAGTTATCTTGAGTTTAACTATCTTGTAAAACACTCTAAAGCAGTTATTACAGACTCGGGAGGGATAACTGAAGAGACTACAGTTATGGGAATACCTTGTATGACCCTAAGGAATAGTACAGAACGCCCGGAAACCTGTTATATCGGAACAAATGAGTTGCTCGGAACAGACCCAAAATCTATAGCACCGGCAATGGAAAAATTATTTTCAGGAAACTGGAAAAAAGGTGGGATACCAGAAAAATGGGATGGTAAAACTTCAAAAAGAATTGTTAATTATTTAATAGGATGGATGTGA
- a CDS encoding DUF354 domain-containing protein has product MRVLFHLGHPAHFHLFKFVIKKLIQNDHEVDIVIKEKDVLKKLLDDSNIPYENILPEGKSAGKIGLFQDLIVRGKNIYRYCKKNNPNLLIGTSADISYLGKLLKIPSINVNEDDASVVPMYAWMAYPFATSILSPDCCNNGRWENKTTKYPGYHELAYLHPDHFKPDKNVINKYLKKNNKFIIVRFAGLTAHHDENVRGINDELASRLIKELEQFGQILITSERKLSDKFEPYRLSIDPLDIHHFLAFASLVIGDSQTMSAEAAVLGTPYIRYNDFVGKIGYLKELEEKYGLGFGITPDQPQNLVNVAIELASKNASGKEVFETKRKLMLKEKINTADYLYNYISNFLSDN; this is encoded by the coding sequence ATGAGGGTATTATTTCATCTTGGGCACCCTGCTCATTTTCATCTGTTTAAGTTTGTAATTAAAAAGCTCATTCAAAATGATCACGAAGTAGATATAGTAATTAAAGAAAAAGATGTATTAAAAAAGCTATTAGATGATTCAAATATTCCATATGAAAATATTTTGCCAGAAGGAAAATCTGCAGGTAAAATTGGCTTGTTCCAAGATTTAATAGTTAGGGGTAAAAATATTTATAGGTATTGTAAAAAAAATAATCCAAATCTATTGATAGGTACCTCAGCTGATATTTCATATTTAGGAAAGTTGTTAAAAATACCTTCGATCAATGTGAATGAAGATGATGCTAGCGTTGTGCCAATGTACGCTTGGATGGCCTATCCATTCGCAACTTCTATATTGAGTCCGGATTGCTGTAATAACGGAAGGTGGGAAAATAAAACGACCAAGTATCCAGGATATCATGAACTAGCTTATCTTCATCCCGATCATTTTAAACCAGATAAAAATGTTATTAACAAATACTTAAAAAAAAATAACAAATTTATTATTGTAAGATTTGCTGGGTTGACAGCACATCACGATGAAAATGTGAGAGGTATTAATGATGAGTTAGCTTCAAGATTGATAAAAGAGCTAGAACAATTTGGACAGATATTAATAACGTCAGAAAGAAAACTATCTGATAAATTTGAACCATACAGATTATCGATTGATCCATTGGACATTCATCATTTTTTAGCTTTCGCAAGCCTGGTTATTGGAGACAGCCAAACTATGTCGGCTGAAGCAGCGGTTCTAGGAACCCCATATATTAGGTACAATGATTTTGTTGGTAAAATTGGTTATTTGAAAGAATTAGAAGAAAAGTACGGGCTTGGATTTGGAATTACACCAGATCAACCACAGAATTTAGTTAATGTAGCAATTGAATTAGCCTCAAAAAATGCGAGTGGAAAAGAAGTTTTTGAAACTAAAAGAAAGTTAATGTTGAAGGAAAAGATAAATACTGCAGACTATTTATATAACTATATATCCAACTTTTTGTCAGACAATTAA
- a CDS encoding delta-aminolevulinic acid dehydratase — MDIKEPLRNLQEHLEHNEYRGYDPYDALKSPLFRLPIFKKSKLLRFGIQQLVKRFPFNIRPLLLISKGLNPVSLGLSIQAYAYLIISEPDKKDFYIEKIRSLEEELTHLIPEGYSGACWGYDFDWEARYAKIPAYQPTVVATGIIVNSLYSAWKITGRESLKRLVVSSADFVLKDLNRSYEDEKLCFSYSPFDNQKVFNASMKGVRILAQVYSLTESESAKMVARQAVEYVIQNQNQDGSWYYSQAKKGNWIDNYHTGYVLDCLNEYIELCKDQTFNENLLSGFEFYKHNFFSRNGKPSFYSDNIYPIDCTSASQSILTLLRFKEYDLAKKVANWTIENMQDESGYFYFRKFKWYTLKTSFMRWSNAWMFAALSNLLMYQETKIIKA; from the coding sequence ATGGATATAAAAGAACCCTTGAGAAATCTTCAAGAGCACTTAGAGCATAATGAATATAGAGGGTATGACCCATATGATGCTTTAAAATCCCCTTTATTTAGGTTACCCATTTTTAAGAAGAGTAAACTATTAAGATTCGGAATACAGCAATTAGTTAAACGTTTTCCTTTTAACATTAGACCATTACTACTTATTTCTAAAGGTTTGAATCCAGTTTCGCTGGGTCTAAGTATTCAAGCTTATGCATATCTAATTATATCTGAACCTGATAAAAAAGATTTTTATATAGAGAAGATCAGATCTTTAGAGGAGGAATTAACTCATCTCATTCCTGAAGGTTATTCAGGAGCATGTTGGGGGTATGATTTTGATTGGGAAGCCAGGTACGCTAAAATTCCTGCGTATCAACCCACAGTAGTAGCTACAGGTATAATAGTAAATAGTCTCTATTCAGCTTGGAAGATCACCGGAAGGGAATCTCTGAAGAGATTGGTTGTGAGCTCAGCTGATTTTGTATTGAAGGACCTTAATAGGTCATATGAAGATGAAAAGCTTTGTTTTTCATACTCCCCATTTGATAATCAAAAGGTCTTCAATGCTTCAATGAAAGGGGTACGAATATTGGCCCAGGTTTATTCATTGACAGAAAGTGAATCGGCAAAAATGGTAGCCCGGCAAGCAGTTGAATATGTTATTCAGAATCAAAATCAAGATGGTTCTTGGTATTATTCTCAGGCCAAAAAAGGAAACTGGATTGATAACTACCATACTGGTTACGTTCTTGATTGTTTAAATGAATATATCGAATTATGTAAGGATCAAACATTCAATGAAAACCTTCTAAGTGGATTTGAATTCTACAAGCACAATTTTTTTTCTAGGAATGGTAAACCATCTTTTTATTCGGATAATATTTACCCAATTGATTGTACTTCTGCTTCACAATCAATTCTTACTTTACTCAGATTTAAGGAATATGACCTTGCAAAAAAAGTTGCCAATTGGACTATTGAGAACATGCAAGATGAAAGTGGCTATTTTTATTTTAGAAAATTTAAGTGGTACACCTTAAAAACTTCGTTCATGAGGTGGTCTAATGCGTGGATGTTTGCGGCTTTATCAAATTTACTCATGTACCAAGAAACTAAAATTATAAAAGCATAA
- a CDS encoding bi-domain-containing oxidoreductase, translating into MDQLTQKLKSGEMNISEVPFPTVGKGKILVRNFYSVISSGTEGKTVSDARKGYIAKAKSRQKEVRQVIEMVKTNGLISTYKMVMNKLEADSPLGYSSAGEVIAVGEGVSEFKVGDYVACGGNTANHADVISVPVNLAVKVPKDVSLKQASLTTIAAIAIQGIRQADLKLGENCVIIGMGLIGQLTYKILEASGVKPLGIDISEAQIQQARKAGMENVFNRNANGIVNKIMLHTRGNGCDSIIITAGTSSLDPVEFAGEIARHKAKIVVVGAVPTGFSRANYYKKELDLRMSSSYGPGRNDSDYEEKGLDYPIGYVRWTENRNMQSFIDLLASKRIDITPLITHTFPLIDAPKAYDLILSNEEEFTGIVIEYDQSKELKKSVQLNNKSFKPSNANVSFIGAGSFAQGTLLPNLEGHCDFSGIVTGSGTTAKSVGEKYGFKYCAENSREIFEDENTNTIFITTRHNTHAEYVIKALKANKNVFVEKPLGMNEEELLEIKKAAEESKNTHLMVGYNRRFAPAVKEIKDLFEPEQPKSILIRVNAGNLPKDHWVNDSDIGGGRIIGEACHFVDLAMYLSGGKIISVSADSMKDPNNLNNTVVINLEMDNGSIASINYFSNGNKSLSKEYIEVFSGGIVAKIDDFKELTIYADNQKRKKYRNQDKGHKSEIDAFLKAIKQGEKTPISFEESYLSSLATCKITESLLHRRKIMI; encoded by the coding sequence ATGGACCAATTAACACAAAAACTTAAAAGCGGCGAAATGAATATTAGTGAAGTGCCCTTTCCAACTGTTGGTAAGGGGAAAATTTTGGTCAGAAATTTCTACTCTGTTATTAGTTCTGGTACTGAAGGAAAAACAGTTTCTGATGCAAGAAAAGGCTACATAGCTAAGGCAAAAAGTCGTCAAAAAGAAGTAAGGCAAGTCATTGAAATGGTTAAGACAAATGGCTTGATATCCACCTATAAAATGGTCATGAATAAGCTGGAAGCTGATTCACCATTGGGATATAGTTCGGCTGGTGAGGTAATTGCAGTTGGTGAAGGGGTATCAGAATTTAAGGTTGGTGATTACGTTGCTTGTGGGGGTAATACTGCCAATCATGCTGATGTTATAAGTGTTCCCGTTAACTTAGCAGTAAAAGTACCCAAAGATGTAAGTCTAAAGCAAGCTTCATTAACAACAATTGCCGCAATAGCTATACAAGGTATTCGTCAGGCAGATCTCAAATTGGGTGAGAACTGTGTAATAATAGGGATGGGTTTGATCGGACAACTTACATATAAAATTTTAGAAGCCTCCGGAGTTAAGCCCTTAGGAATAGATATTTCAGAAGCGCAAATTCAGCAGGCAAGAAAAGCTGGAATGGAGAATGTTTTTAATAGGAATGCGAATGGAATTGTTAATAAAATCATGCTTCATACCAGAGGCAATGGGTGTGATTCGATAATAATTACTGCCGGCACTTCATCTCTAGATCCTGTTGAATTTGCTGGAGAAATTGCAAGACATAAAGCAAAAATTGTAGTAGTTGGTGCTGTTCCAACAGGATTTAGCAGAGCAAATTATTATAAGAAAGAATTAGACCTGCGAATGTCTTCTTCATATGGACCTGGGCGAAATGATTCAGATTATGAAGAAAAAGGCCTGGATTACCCCATTGGTTATGTCAGATGGACTGAGAATCGAAACATGCAAAGCTTTATTGATTTATTAGCTTCTAAAAGAATAGATATTACTCCACTTATTACCCATACATTTCCATTGATTGATGCACCAAAAGCATATGACCTGATACTCAGTAATGAGGAGGAATTTACTGGGATTGTAATAGAATATGATCAAAGTAAAGAACTTAAAAAAAGCGTTCAATTAAACAATAAGAGCTTTAAGCCTTCTAATGCCAATGTAAGTTTTATCGGAGCAGGTTCCTTCGCTCAAGGTACCCTCTTGCCTAATTTAGAGGGGCATTGTGATTTTTCTGGTATTGTAACTGGTAGTGGTACTACCGCTAAAAGTGTAGGTGAAAAATATGGTTTTAAATATTGTGCTGAGAACTCTCGGGAAATATTTGAGGATGAAAATACGAACACTATTTTCATTACAACCAGACATAATACTCATGCTGAATATGTTATTAAAGCCTTAAAGGCGAATAAGAATGTATTTGTTGAAAAACCATTGGGTATGAATGAAGAAGAGCTATTGGAGATAAAAAAAGCTGCTGAGGAAAGTAAAAATACTCATTTAATGGTGGGATATAATCGAAGATTTGCACCAGCCGTCAAAGAAATTAAAGATTTGTTTGAACCTGAACAACCTAAGTCTATCTTAATAAGAGTTAATGCTGGTAATTTGCCAAAAGACCATTGGGTTAATGATTCTGATATAGGTGGTGGACGAATAATTGGTGAGGCTTGTCATTTTGTTGATTTGGCAATGTATCTTTCAGGAGGAAAAATCATTAGTGTTTCAGCAGACTCTATGAAAGACCCGAACAATCTAAATAATACCGTTGTTATTAATTTAGAAATGGATAATGGCAGTATAGCTTCTATCAATTATTTTTCAAATGGGAATAAAAGTCTGTCAAAAGAATACATTGAAGTCTTCTCCGGGGGTATCGTTGCAAAGATTGATGATTTTAAAGAGCTAACTATTTATGCGGATAATCAAAAAAGAAAAAAATATAGAAATCAGGATAAGGGCCATAAATCTGAAATAGATGCTTTTCTTAAAGCGATTAAACAGGGTGAGAAAACGCCGATCTCTTTTGAAGAGTCTTATCTCAGTTCATTAGCTACCTGTAAGATTACCGAAAGTTTATTACACCGCAGGAAAATCATGATTTGA
- a CDS encoding glycosyltransferase, translated as MGKSKSVIISNFFEPEFSYQEVQIAETLHRLGHEVTVVTSNRSQFDKNKRINEDNNSYKVIRLNKIIKLSTTIFFAFYKYGLLKKLNPDNVILVHPTWGLPFHLLRAIPKQAQTISLFGDLEDHSSTSIKGRLSRILFKNYWTRKSIKKSDRVIANTMQTVEILKSKLRNPKDAKKIVMTGLGYDKSIFNFDESLRKEYRKRQNVNDKKVIITITRIVEYKHIFEHIKPILKAIERDKELVYVLVGFNDTAYAKDLKKKLLESDFSNQLILLDFQDPEKLNALLNIADVGYWYRPSISIQQALGTGLFVMLPTYSYKNTLNHLLENEVSGYYYDSNRDLTEKLSNFSFDYDRKKNEEINYKFSYEYLLINKILK; from the coding sequence ATGGGAAAAAGTAAATCTGTTATTATTTCAAATTTTTTTGAGCCTGAATTTTCATATCAAGAAGTACAAATTGCTGAAACACTTCATAGGTTAGGCCATGAAGTCACTGTTGTAACATCAAACAGAAGTCAGTTTGATAAAAATAAAAGAATCAATGAAGATAATAACTCTTATAAGGTTATTAGACTCAACAAGATCATAAAACTTTCGACGACCATTTTTTTCGCATTCTATAAATATGGTTTATTGAAAAAGTTAAACCCCGATAATGTTATTTTGGTTCATCCAACTTGGGGGCTTCCATTCCACTTACTTAGAGCAATTCCAAAACAAGCACAAACTATTTCCTTATTTGGGGATTTGGAAGATCATAGCAGTACTAGTATTAAAGGAAGATTGTCCCGCATTTTATTTAAAAACTACTGGACTCGTAAAAGCATAAAAAAATCTGATAGAGTAATCGCTAATACAATGCAGACAGTAGAGATTTTAAAGTCAAAATTGAGAAATCCTAAAGATGCTAAGAAAATAGTAATGACTGGTTTAGGATATGATAAATCTATATTTAACTTTGATGAAAGCTTGCGTAAGGAATATAGAAAAAGACAGAACGTAAATGATAAAAAGGTAATAATTACTATTACAAGGATAGTTGAGTACAAACATATTTTTGAACACATAAAGCCAATATTAAAAGCAATTGAAAGAGATAAGGAATTGGTTTACGTGCTCGTTGGTTTTAATGATACAGCCTACGCTAAAGATCTGAAGAAAAAATTACTGGAGAGTGACTTTAGTAATCAGCTTATTTTGTTAGATTTTCAAGACCCGGAAAAGTTAAATGCGCTTTTAAATATTGCTGATGTGGGTTATTGGTACAGGCCCTCAATAAGTATCCAACAGGCACTTGGGACGGGGTTATTTGTGATGTTACCCACTTATAGTTACAAAAACACACTTAATCATTTGTTGGAGAATGAAGTGTCAGGATATTATTATGACTCTAATAGAGATCTTACAGAAAAGCTAAGTAATTTTAGTTTTGACTATGACAGAAAAAAAAATGAAGAAATAAATTATAAATTCTCTTACGAATATTTATTAATTAATAAAATTTTAAAGTAG
- a CDS encoding AglZ/HisF2 family acetamidino modification protein, protein MLEYRIIPSLLLSNGGLVKTTKFKNPNYVGDPINVVKIFNAKLADELVLLDIGVSKKNQPPNFKLLNRIAKEAFMPMGYGGGIKKISEIAKIFRLGYEKVIINNHALTNPEFITEAANNFGSQSIVVGIDVKKDFLGRYFVYDHVKKKRVKLTPVELAKKAEMLGAGELIIYSVDNDGVMKGYDLSLIEIINKSVDIPVVALGGAGSVEDLIEVLSVGNSVAAGAGSIFIYRMPHKAVLISYPDRRVIKEKMEIYSD, encoded by the coding sequence ATGTTAGAATACAGAATTATTCCTAGTCTTTTGCTTTCAAACGGGGGATTGGTTAAAACAACAAAGTTTAAAAATCCCAATTATGTTGGGGATCCAATTAATGTTGTAAAGATATTTAATGCAAAATTAGCAGACGAGTTGGTACTTTTGGATATTGGAGTATCAAAGAAGAATCAACCACCCAATTTTAAGCTACTCAATAGAATAGCAAAAGAGGCATTTATGCCTATGGGCTATGGAGGCGGGATAAAAAAGATAAGTGAAATTGCTAAGATATTTAGGTTGGGTTATGAAAAAGTAATCATAAATAATCATGCTTTAACAAATCCTGAGTTTATTACAGAAGCAGCAAATAATTTTGGTTCACAAAGTATTGTCGTAGGTATTGATGTAAAGAAAGATTTTTTGGGTAGATACTTTGTTTATGATCATGTAAAAAAGAAAAGGGTTAAACTAACGCCAGTAGAGTTAGCAAAGAAAGCAGAAATGCTTGGTGCTGGTGAACTAATTATATATTCAGTAGATAACGATGGAGTAATGAAAGGTTATGACCTTTCATTAATTGAGATTATTAATAAGAGCGTTGATATTCCTGTTGTGGCTTTAGGAGGAGCTGGGAGTGTTGAGGATTTGATTGAGGTCTTATCCGTGGGAAATTCGGTGGCAGCTGGTGCTGGAAGTATATTTATTTATCGAATGCCACATAAAGCTGTGCTCATAAGTTATCCGGATAGAAGAGTAATTAAAGAGAAGATGGAGATCTATTCTGACTGA
- the hisH gene encoding imidazole glycerol phosphate synthase subunit HisH, which translates to MNCIVDLGIGNVGSLQNMIRRVGGDAITSSSKDSILEAEKLFLPGVGAFDNAMNKLDEYDLIEVLNKKVLEDKTPVLCICLGMQLITEKSEEGDLPGLGWIKGRAKKFTFTGKEFKIPHMGWNTVTVKNNQSKLNSDVLENSRYYFVHSYHVECENDEDILCTVNYGREFVAAIERDNIFATQFHPEKSHKFGMDLIESYLKI; encoded by the coding sequence ATGAACTGTATAGTTGATTTAGGCATCGGTAACGTAGGATCACTGCAAAATATGATAAGAAGAGTGGGTGGGGATGCTATAACCAGTAGCTCAAAAGATTCTATACTTGAGGCAGAGAAATTATTTCTTCCCGGGGTCGGTGCTTTTGATAATGCAATGAATAAATTAGATGAATACGATTTAATTGAAGTATTGAATAAAAAAGTTTTAGAAGATAAAACACCAGTTCTTTGTATATGTTTAGGTATGCAACTGATAACAGAAAAAAGTGAAGAGGGAGATCTTCCTGGTTTGGGATGGATAAAGGGAAGAGCAAAAAAATTTACTTTTACTGGTAAGGAGTTTAAAATTCCTCATATGGGATGGAATACCGTAACAGTAAAGAATAATCAAAGCAAATTGAACTCAGATGTATTGGAGAACTCCAGGTACTATTTTGTTCATTCTTATCATGTAGAATGTGAAAATGATGAGGACATACTTTGCACTGTGAATTATGGTAGAGAATTTGTAGCTGCTATCGAAAGAGATAATATATTTGCGACTCAGTTTCATCCGGAAAAGAGTCATAAATTTGGTATGGATCTAATAGAATCCTATTTAAAAATATAA
- a CDS encoding N-acetyl sugar amidotransferase, producing MDYQICTYCVMDTTDPNITFDENGRCHHCKSSEAFLKSNRLLNDKDYREKALKTLVEEIKRKQKGSKYDCIIGVSGGVDSSYTAYRIKKLGLNPLAVHFDNGWNSELANKNIEHICDSLDIDLFTYVIDWEEFKDLQLSFLKASTPDSEIPTDHAIKSLLYQQASKWGVKYILTGQNSSSESILPKAWSQGHDDWRYIKNVQKEFGSVRLKSFPHRNFAKQLWDRLVYNKVQFLNYVEYDKNKAKQFLIDEINWRDYGGKHHESFYTKIYQSYILPEKFGFDKRKAHLSSLIVAGQIDREEALKELETPLYDSQELKRDIEYLLSKFDIEKEEFEDIMSTEPKTYWDYPNSIGVLLKRKLKKVLKR from the coding sequence ATGGATTATCAGATTTGTACATATTGTGTAATGGATACAACAGATCCTAATATTACTTTTGACGAAAACGGAAGGTGCCACCATTGTAAATCTTCAGAAGCTTTCTTAAAGTCTAATCGACTTTTAAATGATAAAGATTATAGAGAGAAAGCCTTAAAAACATTAGTAGAAGAAATAAAGAGAAAGCAAAAAGGCTCAAAGTATGATTGCATTATTGGAGTAAGTGGGGGGGTTGATAGTTCATATACGGCTTACAGAATTAAAAAGCTTGGTCTTAATCCTCTCGCTGTTCATTTTGATAATGGATGGAATTCAGAGTTAGCGAATAAAAATATCGAACATATTTGTGATTCTCTTGATATTGATTTGTTTACTTATGTAATTGATTGGGAAGAATTTAAAGATTTACAATTATCTTTTTTAAAAGCTTCTACACCAGACTCTGAGATTCCAACGGATCATGCGATAAAATCTTTGCTTTATCAACAGGCATCAAAATGGGGGGTTAAATATATTTTAACGGGACAGAATTCTTCATCTGAATCAATTTTGCCAAAGGCATGGTCTCAGGGTCATGACGATTGGAGATACATAAAAAACGTTCAAAAAGAATTTGGTTCAGTCAGATTAAAATCATTTCCGCATAGGAACTTTGCCAAACAGCTTTGGGACAGGTTAGTATATAATAAAGTGCAGTTTCTTAACTATGTTGAATATGATAAGAACAAAGCCAAACAATTTTTGATAGATGAGATTAATTGGAGAGACTATGGTGGCAAACATCATGAATCATTTTATACAAAAATATACCAGTCATATATATTGCCCGAAAAGTTTGGTTTTGATAAAAGAAAGGCTCATTTATCAAGTCTAATTGTAGCAGGACAAATTGACAGAGAAGAGGCTCTCAAAGAACTAGAAACCCCTTTATATGATTCTCAAGAACTAAAGAGAGATATAGAATACCTTTTAAGCAAATTTGATATCGAGAAAGAAGAATTTGAGGATATTATGAGCACTGAGCCTAAAACTTATTGGGATTACCCAAACTCTATCGGGGTATTGTTAAAAAGAAAACTTAAAAAAGTTTTGAAAAGGTAG